The following proteins are co-located in the Melanotaenia boesemani isolate fMelBoe1 chromosome 5, fMelBoe1.pri, whole genome shotgun sequence genome:
- the LOC121640321 gene encoding uncharacterized protein LOC121640321, protein MRQSYKKKINRKLTNLERWFRHPPKNKKKIRRMKDRMQTLHPTIVIGGKPPVICENEKYQCAVCQKHGEYANIFAHVQTHERAAVHHGGYKIFRCLRGCVKTPHHHCLYCGRTVTTQDFFIRHLNTCSNVVTLASSVPAVIVSAASSATHATSDHGASSASHAASASPFSDATRATHATSAASFATHTTSASAASSATHTTSAYLIVKS, encoded by the exons ATGCGCcaaagctacaaaaaaaaaataaacaggaagttaaCTAACCTTGAACGTTGGTTCCGGCACCcgccaaaaaacaagaaaaaaataagaagaatgaAGGACCGTATGCAGACT CTCCACCCTACTATTGTCATTGGGGGTAAACCTCCagtgatttgtgaaaatgaaaagtacCAATGTGCAGTTTGTCAAAAACATGGTgaatatgcaaatatttttgcacatgtgcaaactCATGAAAGGGCAGCTGTCCATCATGGAG GTTATAAAATATTCAGGTGCCTGCGTGGCTGTGTTAAAACGCCACACCACCACTGCTTGTATTGTGGCCGCACAGTCACCACACAGGACTTCTTCATAAGGCATCTTAACACCTGCAGCAATGTGGTAACCTTAG CCTCCTCCGTCCCTGCAGTCATAGTCTCAGCTGCCTCCTCTGCCACTCATGCCACCAGTGACCATGGAGCCTCCTCAGCCAGTCATGCCGCCAGTGCCTCACCTTTCTCCGATGCTACCCGTGCCACTCATGCCACCTCAGCTGCCTCCTTTGCCACTCACACCACCAGTGCCTCAGCTGCCTCCTCTGCCACTCACACCACCAGTGCCTATCTTATTGTAAAGTCATGA
- the LOC121640190 gene encoding ladderlectin-like, translating to MTLTLLLVAVMALTRAADAAKQTETGQKKDFLTEVNGLVRRAVCPNGWTLYNWRCFLFVQTPMAWSDAEVNCQSMKAHLASVRSAKEYQQIQKMIADQTNQNPLTWLGGSDSAMEGKWLWADGSRFLYTNWCQGEPNNIGNQDCLVMNFSGKNCWDDQQCNNQRPSVCVKNWSLRG from the exons ATGACTCTGACTCTGCTTCTTGTTGCCGTGATGGCTCTGACCAGAGCTGCTG ATGCTGCAAAACAGACAGAaactggacagaaaaaag attttcttaCAGAAGTAAATGGCCTTGTCAGGAGAGCGGTTTGTCCTAATGGGTGGACTCTGTACAATTGgcgctgttttctttttgttcaaacACCAATGGCCTGGTCTGATGCTGAG GTCAACTGTCAGTCCATGAAGGCGCACCTTGCATCTGTACGTAGTGCTAAGGAGTACCAACAAATCCAGAAGATGATAGCAGATCAGACAAATCAAAATCCTTTAACATGGCTCGGAGGCTCTGACAGTGCAATG GAGGGGAAATGGCTTTGGGCTGATGGCTCACGCTTCTTGTATACAAACTGGTGCCAAGGAGAGCCGAACAACATTGGCAACCAGGATTGCCTTGTAATGAATTTCTCAG GAAAGAATTGCTGGGATGATCAGCAGTGCAATAACCAGAGACCATCTGTCTGTGTCAAGAACTGGTCTTTACGCGGCTGA